In the genome of Campylobacter concisus, the window AATGCCATCGGCAAAGAACCAACAAGCCTGCCTCGCATCGTCTTTCACGAGATCACCAAAAGTGCCATACAAAACGCTCTAAAAAGCCCAAGACACGTCGATATGAACAGTGTCAATGCTCAGCAAACAAGGCGCTTACTTGACCGCATCGTTGGTTACAAGTTAAGCCCACTTTTAAATTTAAAGATACAAAAAGGCTTAAGCGCTGGCCGTGTGCAAAGTGCAGCTCTAAAGATAATAGTTGAGCGTGAGCGTGAAATCCAGGCGTTTAAACCAGTCGAATACTATACTATCGACACCATTTTCAAAAAAGACCTAGACGCTGAGCTAGTTAAATTTGAAAACCAAAAGATCGAAAAGCTCACCATCCAAAATCCAGACCGTGCAAAATACATCATTGAAAATTTACAAAATGAGAAATTTAGCGTCCGAGAGATCGAGAGCAAGGATAGAAAGATCCAGCCAAGCCCACCATTTATGACCTCAACTCTTCAGCAAAGTGCAAGCAACCGCCTTGGCTTTAGCCCTAAAAAGACCATGATGATCGCACAAAGCCTCTATGAGGGTGTACAAACAAACGAAGGCTTCATGGGTGCGATCACCTACATGAGAACAGATAGCTTAAATTTAGCCAAAGAGGCTGTCGCGGCCGCTAGAGAGCATATATTGCAAAACTACGGCAAAGAGTATCTACCGGCCAAAGCGATAAGCTACACGACAAGCTCAAAAGGCGCGCAAGAAGCCCACGAAGCGATCCGCCCTACAAATTTAAACTTCACGCCACAAATAGCGGCTAAATTTTTAGAAAAAGACGCGCTCAAACTCTACACGCTCATCTATAATAGATTTTTAGCCTGCCAAATGAGTGCATGCGTGAGCCAAACGCAAAATGTCTATGTCGCAAGCGAAAAAGGCGAGTTTAAGATAAGCGGCAGAAAGGTAATATTTGACGGCTTTTACAAGGTTTATGGCGAGCTTGATAAGGATAAAATTTTGCCAAATTTAAAAAAGGGTGACGAGATGAGCTTGCAAAGCATAAAAAGCACGCAAAATTTCACCGAGCCGCCAGCCAGGTACTCAGAAGCTGGACTTGTTAAAAAGCTAGAAAGCCTTGGCATCGGCCGCCCAAGTACCTACGCACCGACTATCACACTGCTAACTTCAAGAGACTACGTGAGAGTCGAGAAAAAGCAGCTCATACCAAACGAGATCGCATTTAGTATGATAGGCGTTTTAGAGGAGCACTTTAGCAATATAGTTGATAGCGAATTTACCTCACATCTTGAAGAAAAGCTCGATGAAATCGCACTTGATAAGGCCGACTGGCAAAAGGTGCTAAGCGACTTTTACTATCCATTTATGGAAAAAATTAGTGCTGGAAAAACTGGCATAAAAAGCCTAAAAACAGCCACTCCGATCGGCGAGAAGTGCCCAGAGTGTGGAAGCGAGCTAGTGCTTAGAAAGGGTAGATACGGCGAGTTTATCGCTTGCTCAAATTTCCCAAAATGCAAATACTCAAGAAATATCGCAAAAGATAATGAAAAGAGCGCAGAAACTGACACTGCAACGGCTGCTAAGCCAAAACGTGAGTTTAAAAAGCTTGATGTGCCATGTCCAAAATGCGGCGGCGAGATCGTCGAGAGATTTAGTAGGCGCGGTAAATTTTATGGTTGTGCTAACTATCCAAAGTGCGACTTCATCTCAAGCTATGAGCCAGTGGCTCAAAAGTGTGACGAGTGTGGTGGAGATATGATCAAAAAAGAGCTTAAAAAAGGCACATTTCACGAGTGCGCAAAGTGCAAGAAAAAGACGCTTATTTCTGAAAACTAAAAAATTCTAGCCAAATTTGAGTCCTTGAGCCTAAATTTGGCTTTTATAAATTTGGAATTTAAATGCCTGACACCACCGCTAAGCTTAGCTAGCATAAAGGGCAAAAACCTCGTCACCAACTACACTCAGTTAGAGGGCAGCTTCAAATCGTAGCACCCACTTTTTGGGCTTTTTGGCGAGCTTAGACCCTACTAATTTTAAAAACTATCTTTTTATAAGAGAA includes:
- the topA gene encoding type I DNA topoisomerase yields the protein MKSLIIVESPAKAKTIKNFLDKSYNVIASKGHIRDLPKTSFGIKIEDNKFTPEYRVSSDHSAIVKEIKELAKVADEIYLATDEDREGEAIAFHIANAIGKEPTSLPRIVFHEITKSAIQNALKSPRHVDMNSVNAQQTRRLLDRIVGYKLSPLLNLKIQKGLSAGRVQSAALKIIVEREREIQAFKPVEYYTIDTIFKKDLDAELVKFENQKIEKLTIQNPDRAKYIIENLQNEKFSVREIESKDRKIQPSPPFMTSTLQQSASNRLGFSPKKTMMIAQSLYEGVQTNEGFMGAITYMRTDSLNLAKEAVAAAREHILQNYGKEYLPAKAISYTTSSKGAQEAHEAIRPTNLNFTPQIAAKFLEKDALKLYTLIYNRFLACQMSACVSQTQNVYVASEKGEFKISGRKVIFDGFYKVYGELDKDKILPNLKKGDEMSLQSIKSTQNFTEPPARYSEAGLVKKLESLGIGRPSTYAPTITLLTSRDYVRVEKKQLIPNEIAFSMIGVLEEHFSNIVDSEFTSHLEEKLDEIALDKADWQKVLSDFYYPFMEKISAGKTGIKSLKTATPIGEKCPECGSELVLRKGRYGEFIACSNFPKCKYSRNIAKDNEKSAETDTATAAKPKREFKKLDVPCPKCGGEIVERFSRRGKFYGCANYPKCDFISSYEPVAQKCDECGGDMIKKELKKGTFHECAKCKKKTLISEN